The following nucleotide sequence is from Bdellovibrio sp. ArHS.
GAAGAAGTGAAAGAAGTAGCATGGACTTCCCAGCGCCCACTTCACCCACGACCGCGACGAACTCTCCATGTTTGATATCCAGATTGATGTTTTTCAAAATGCGTTTGCCGCTGATGGATAGATTTAAATTGCGCACCTGCACGGCGTACTTTTCTTCGCGTTTTCGGGCTTGCGGGGAAAGCTCTTTTTCTTCTTGGGTCTCATTGTTTTTCGTTGCAAGAAAGGCTTCCAGGCGCTTCAGGGATGTCCAAGAGTCAAAAGCGAAAGTGAAAAACCACGGCATCTGACGAAACGGACGGGTTAAGAACACCCCGACGATCCATAGCAAGGCGAGCAGTTCCCCACTGGTCATTTGATGTTTCGAATAAAGCACCAAAGAACCCAAAGCGACGACATTCAAAAAGAAAGTGATCGACGACGAGATCGAGTTCATGACCTGGCCATTGGTGACCATCAAAACACGGTTGCGTGTCTCGATTTCACGTTTCACAAAGATGTTGCCTTCGAAGTGACGGGTCCAACCCAAAATGCGAATCGTGCGAATGTTCTGAATCCATTCGTTCACCAAGCCGATGCGTTCCGCCGCCAACTGTTTAAAACGGTAAAAGAACTTCGACTGCCGAAAGGCCATGAAGGTATTCAGTGTTGCGATCGCGATCATCATGAGCACCGTCGGCCAAATCGGCACATCAAAAAGAAGCGAGATCGCAAAAGGTGCTAGAATCAGAGGAAATAAAGTGGAAGCCCCTGCGGGCAAAGTCTGATCTAAAAAGACGGTGGCGCCGGGGACATCTGTGGCGTACAAAGACACGATTTCGCCAACGGGTTTTCCGCTCATCGTGTCGACTCGTAAGTGCAAGGTTTTTTCATAAAGTCTTTGCGCAAAGACCTTTTGCATATGCAACGATTCGCGAATGCTTAAGTAGTTCGTCAGTTGCGAGAAGGCCTGCGCCATCAGCACACAAAGAAATGCGCCAAAAACATAAGTCAACGGGTTGGAAAAGTCGATCAGATGAAGATGCCCGCGATGTCCCGTCAGTTGGTCGATAAATTCTTTTTGAAAAAAAGGCCCAAGAAGCCCGAACACCGCCCCTAACAATGAACTGACAAGAATCAAGACACGAGCATGAAAGCGGGTGAATACGACCTGATAAAAGAGTGACTTCATGATGCGTCGTCCCTAAACCAGCCTGTGATACTCAGGCGTGGCTGAAAGCTCTTCTCGACTTGATGAGGGAAGAGGTCACTGCGAAAAAGGACAACGGTGCCCAGGTGAGGTTCCACTTGCGTGATCAGCGTGTTTTCCTGATCAGGTTCATAAAGACTCAATTCACCGCCATGTCCCTTTTGCCAGTTTTCATTGAGGTAAAGAATGAAAGTGATCTTTCGTGCTCCCGAACCCCGATGATTGTCGATATGCTTATCATAGCCAGCCCCAGGTGGGTAGAGCGCAAAATGAATTTCGAATCTTTTCAGTCCTAAGTAAAAACTCTGATTCAGCTTTTGCAAAAGCAGTTGCAGCTCTGACAGAAGCTCCTGTTGCAAAGGTGTTGCCGACGATTCTTCAATCCATCGAGTGAAGTCACCACGGATTTCTGCGTGCACTCCTTTGTTAGCTCCGTGTCCGATCGAGGCTTTTTGCAAAGCGCCCTCGGCGTACAGCTTTTGACACTCGTGGGCAAGCTTTTGACAAAATTCCCGAGTGAAAAGAGCCGATGAAAGAGCCCAGTTATTCTGTGCTAAATCATCAAACATTCGATCCAGATTTATGAGATTGATTTGATTCTGTGCCAAAGTGTTGCCATTCTATGCAGGTGAGGGGTTGATGGCAAAAAGTTCTTTTACTCGCCGTGATTTTTTAAAAGTTTCTGCACTGGGCACATCCGCTCTGGCGCTTGGCAGTTGCACAAGCTTAGACCGCTACTTCATGGGCGATAGAAGAAATTTTAAAAACGAAGTCATCATTCTTGGCGCGGGTGCAGCGGGGTTGGCGGCGGCCTTTGAACTTAAAAAACGCAAAATTCCCTTTAGAATCTTTGAAGCCTCGTCGCGCATCGGCGGACGGGTGCAGACAGTTTCAGTCTTTCCCGAGGGCGGGCCCGTTGCGGAACTGGGAGCAGAATTTTTTGACATCACACACAGCCGCGTTTTCGAATTAGCCAAAGAACTCAATATTCCCGTCAACGAGATCAAGGCCTCGGCGGGAGTCGAAGCCCATCTTTTCGCCTTCGACAAAAAGGTTTACAGTGTTAAAGACCTGGCTTCCCGAATTAAAACTTTGCAGGGCCCTTTCAAACGCATACGCAGTGAATTGTACCGCGATCAGGATGTGATTCTGACTTATCGCAATGCCTTTCAGTTTGAGCGTGCGGCGTATTACGACTCTTTATCCTTGGCCGAACTTCTGGAATCCTGGCGCAGCGAAGTGGATCCCTTGATCTT
It contains:
- a CDS encoding ABC transporter ATP-binding protein — encoded protein: MKSLFYQVVFTRFHARVLILVSSLLGAVFGLLGPFFQKEFIDQLTGHRGHLHLIDFSNPLTYVFGAFLCVLMAQAFSQLTNYLSIRESLHMQKVFAQRLYEKTLHLRVDTMSGKPVGEIVSLYATDVPGATVFLDQTLPAGASTLFPLILAPFAISLLFDVPIWPTVLMMIAIATLNTFMAFRQSKFFYRFKQLAAERIGLVNEWIQNIRTIRILGWTRHFEGNIFVKREIETRNRVLMVTNGQVMNSISSSITFFLNVVALGSLVLYSKHQMTSGELLALLWIVGVFLTRPFRQMPWFFTFAFDSWTSLKRLEAFLATKNNETQEEKELSPQARKREEKYAVQVRNLNLSISGKRILKNINLDIKHGEFVAVVGEVGAGKSMLLLSLLRETGASFESYHFGEKNALQMNLDEVRAQYAYVPQEGFIMNATLRENVAFIYDIESERDPMIEESLKLAQFDLNTERVEKGLATEIGERGVNLSGGQRQRVGLARVHFHKAPVLLLDDCLSAVDVDTEQKLFAQLLLGAWADRTRLLVTHRLSALHQVDRILFMEDGEIVDSGSFEELLARNHKFRQYTTTVAKEATQKSEDSLEVLK
- a CDS encoding 2OG-Fe(II) oxygenase — protein: MAQNQINLINLDRMFDDLAQNNWALSSALFTREFCQKLAHECQKLYAEGALQKASIGHGANKGVHAEIRGDFTRWIEESSATPLQQELLSELQLLLQKLNQSFYLGLKRFEIHFALYPPGAGYDKHIDNHRGSGARKITFILYLNENWQKGHGGELSLYEPDQENTLITQVEPHLGTVVLFRSDLFPHQVEKSFQPRLSITGWFRDDAS